A genome region from Lutra lutra chromosome 11, mLutLut1.2, whole genome shotgun sequence includes the following:
- the POM121L12 gene encoding POM121-like protein 12, which yields MGSYLSTPKPATQPLTQGCPNPWSRPSQAEDGGPCIRFRPLPRMPPNWDPSQPQRVVTEAWRRFPAKPPPETVLGPDLSSAWESYMKRCLWSARHPRRIWSPVTIRIAPPEHRGSPWVSRAQAPSACPAGHPPAEERPDPCAKETVLRALSQCQKGNRKFDGPLWFEIPESRSRSRRRKPEPRPSAFKPLIRNGVVPSFVPRPGPLSRSLHSWSDNVCREVADLQPDGQPSLSAAHPTAGVVSAQGPDPRLQSWEKMQRSWGLPPSSSA from the coding sequence ATGGGCAGCTACCTGAGCACACCCAAGCCCGCGACACAACCCCTCACTCAAGGGTGCCCGAACCCGTGGTCCAGGCCTTCCCAGGCCGAGGACGGTGGGCCCTGCATCCGCTTCAGACCCCTCCCACGGATGCCGCCCAACTGGGACCCCTCACAGCCGCAGAGGGTGGTCACTGAGGCATGGAGGCGCTTTCCTGCCAAGCCGCCCCCTGAGACAGTCCTGGGGCCAGATCTCTCCAGCGCCTGGGAGAGTTACATGAAGCGGTGCCTTTGGAGTGCCCGTCACCCAAGACGGATCTGGAGCCCTGTGACGATCAGGATCGCGCCCCCTGAACACAGAGGGAGCCCCTGGGTGTCCCGGGCACAGGCTCCCAGTGCCTGCCCTGCAGGGCATCCACCCGCAGAGGAGCGCCCAGACCCCTGTGCCAAGGAGACCGTGCTGAGGGCTCTCAGCCAGTGCCAGAAGGGGAACAGGAAGTTTGATGGGCCCCTCTGGTTTGAGAtcccagagagcaggagcaggagcaggaggcggAAGCCAGAGCCCAGGCCATCTGCCTTCAAGCCCCTGATCAGAAATGGTGTGGTCCCTTCCTTCGTGCCAAGACCAGGGCCTCTGAGCAGAAGCCTTCACTCCTGGAGCGACAACGTCTGCAGGGAAGTTGCTGACCTCCAGCCTGATGGCCAGCCTTCACTGTCTGCTGCCCACCCCACTGCCGGGGTGGTGTCTGCCCAGGGCCCAGATCCTCggctgcagagctgggagaagaTGCAACGCTCCTGgggcctcccaccctcctccagtgCATAA